GCGAGAAAAGGATGAGAGAGCTGACAAGTCAGCATGAAACACTGGCTCTAATTCAGCATTTTCCCTGGTGCTTCAGGTTGATCTTCCCACCACTTTTCctataaaagagaaagacaaatatgtgcTTAATGCAATAGCATAAATATTCATCACAGTGGTTGAAAAGTGTTTAATTATGTCATAGTCCATGTAATCATTTGATTCCACAGGTATCCATGTCTACAATTTGGCAGAGGTTAATTAAATGCACTCAGAGTTGACATCTGGCCTAATTGCAGAAAACATGAATCTTAAATTTCAGACTTTTAGTAAGGCTTAGACTTTTGGTTTCAATTGTTCACTTGCTGagagtaaatatatatacaagtaGAAAAGGTAAAAGTAACAGCAGAAATAATGGCAAAGAGACTATATAGTGTCACAGTTTATCGTGATAGAAGATGAAAGAAGCTGAACCAAATATTAAGGCATTTGGCATTTTATGGTGGACCATATATTCAGGACTTTCAGTAATAACAAAgtaaaataactaatattttttcaaataacttatgtaatttactttattttggttttgatctATTTGTTTTCGGTTCATTTGTCCAAAACTTGTTTCTTCAGTCTCTATGGGTGGGTATAAGTAGAACTTTTTAGAATATCTCAAGAAAAACATCTTATTCTGGGAGTTTGTGTTTGCAAGGGACAGGTTTGGTGAGTATGATACTTACGCTACCGCCTTACAGAAGGAACACTTATTGCCATATGTCTGGCCATCAGAGCCACAGTGTGGATCAGATTCCCGAGTGCAGAAGACCTTAGGATCCTGGAACTCACCACAATTGACCTACCAAAGTAAACATAGTGACATTGCTAGTGCATCCTATTTATGGGACTATCCCTCAGAATAGAAGCTTTGGATagcaaacttaaaattttatacatatataatgataatgatgaatatatatatatatacacacaatgatatatataatgataatgataagtATATATATCATTGTATAGCCACATAACTATAGATATATACAGATCTTCTTCAACATACAGTAGGGTTGCATCCCAATAAATCCaacataagttgaaaatatcataggGAAAACATGCATTTAATACACTCAATGTACTCagcatcatagcttagcctagcttAACTTAAAAGTTCTCAGAACAGTTATTAGCTTACAGTTAGGCAAAACCATCTAATACAAagactattttataataaagtgtcgaatatctcatgtaatttactgATTGCTGtagtgaaagtgaaaaacagaatggttgcaTGGGTACAGAATGATTCTAAGTGTGTCGGTTGTTTACCCTGTGATCATGGCCCAGCGTTACAAGAGAgcatcatgctgtacattgcaAGTCCAGGAAaagttcaaaattcaaagtatggtttctgCTGAATGTGTATCATTTTTGCACCACTATAAAGTTGAAAAGTCAATCGTACGTTGAACTATCATAAATTGGGGACCATCTGTATATACATAGTTGTGGTATAAAGCttcctgaaatagaaaatagcTCTCCTTATCTACCTAACTAGAATATATTAAACATAATTGAATCTTTCTTTTTGAGACACAGGAAGTCCATTTCTGTAGCTGTTGTATTCAGGAGTAAGCTAATGATGTAAGGCAGATTTGTAAGGAGTAAGGAGTAAGGCAAATGCTATAGGTAGGACTTCTTGCTAAAACACTAAATTGTTCCAACTATGAGTAGTTATTGGtttgtaagtgaaaaaaaatctttttttttactgtattaatGTGACTCTAAAGTCCACCTTCTGTATTGCTATAAAGATATGGAAGATCGTTGCAAAGAGCTCCCAGACATTCTCTGAGGGCTTGTTAGTTTTCCCCGTAGGTGCCAGATCAATTTATTAtctcttgaaaacaaaattttaatgtctttatattAACTTACTCTGTCTCAGAGTCTTTTGTAGAATTTGAACTGTTACGCTTGCTACGATAACTTGGTAATGGCTGCCTAAGGTGCCGTGTTTAGGATTCTGAGGTTGCATTCAGCCTTGGTGAGAACACAGCTATGACTGATTAGGAATCATGATCATGGGGTCTATAAAAGGAATGGTAGCACCTATGCCACCATATCTCCCCTCAGTTAGTGGTCTATCAGTAGTCTGGagttttaagattcttttcaATTCAATGCCAATCAAGTCAGTATTTGGTGAGCAAATGACATTTGAGTCATTTTATTCCAGGCAATGCACAATAGGTAGAACTGAACTTCTCCAAATTTCAGCTGTGTGGAATGAAAGGATATTTCAACATAAATGGAGGATATTTTACCCTATCCTAGTTCCGTTAAAATAATATTGTCATGTTTATCAATTGCTTCATAGTATTCAAACTACTCTTATATGGATTTTACTCAGTTAATCTTGCAATAACCCTGAGATGTATACTGAGTAATAATATATTAAGCAATTTACAGAAGTGAATACTGATCCTCAGGAAAATTAAGTGGCTTACTAAAGCCACACAAGCAGGAAGCATTGAGACCAGGCTTGAACATACTCCTTCTCATTGCTAATCCAAAATTTCCAACAATCTAGTATGGTTGATTTCTAACTCATTCtcactgaaagaaataaaaaccaattgTCACTAGGTACCCTTGACTACACTTATAGTCAGGACATGTAAACATCATTAAAATAGCTTATTTGGGACATGTTTGAGCATAAGTAAGAGGAATTATTTGTTTAAGATGTTAGCAAAACTTTATGCAGTGACAAAGCTCTCCAAAGCTTTGCGTGATAAAATGCTCAGCAAAAGACACATacaattgaatttaaaaatattatcatatgTGTCAGATTTATGGCATCTAAGACAATCAAAGACATGTTTTTTTGAAATTTAGCATCTGCCCTACTGAGATTGGGTAGTATGATGCTTAGCAGAGGTCTTC
The nucleotide sequence above comes from Equus przewalskii isolate Varuska chromosome 13, EquPr2, whole genome shotgun sequence. Encoded proteins:
- the SPINK6 gene encoding serine protease inhibitor Kazal-type 6 isoform X1, whose translation is MKISGVFLLLSLALFCFFSGVFSQGGRDKRGWIARSEGRLLRKGGLRKRLSHVNCGEFQDPKVFCTRESDPHCGSDGQTYGNKCSFCKAVAKSGGKINLKHQGKC
- the SPINK6 gene encoding serine protease inhibitor Kazal-type 6 isoform X2 — protein: MKISGVFLLLSLALFCFFSGVFSQGGRVNCGEFQDPKVFCTRESDPHCGSDGQTYGNKCSFCKAVAKSGGKINLKHQGKC